One Microlunatus soli genomic window carries:
- a CDS encoding peptidase M75 family protein — MGETDSGAAGIGGRVAPIGPRVVAVIIIVALLVLIVVVTRTASSRREAGARLSDSHSLNVGASGCARGIGSAPAGRVSYPIVNQSSTPQEITIYDQQHRYAYGAIEMLAPGASRTLVTVLPAGSYSLACEGDDGIVGYSDPFTVRGGPVEGVHRWIPADYGDLANAVSRYRRSVSHGLRTLAADTDRLLRAVQDHDRQLARTRWLVAHLDYQRLGAAYDTFGDDADKIDGRPDGLPDGVDDAGFSGFHRVEYLLWHGGSAAEVLTATRRLDDDVHGLVVDFPHQITQPNDVALRTHEVLENTMQFVLTGADDQGSNSGLATLAADIDGTRMTLSALRPVLRRNDPTLLAAVTRSLDELDALVTRARSAAHTDAVGALSGTARERLNGAVGDTLETLAPIPTELEILTTQDNG, encoded by the coding sequence ATGGGGGAAACGGACAGCGGGGCGGCCGGCATTGGTGGACGCGTGGCACCGATCGGGCCGCGGGTCGTCGCGGTGATCATCATCGTCGCATTGCTGGTGCTGATCGTCGTGGTCACCCGGACCGCGTCGTCGCGACGCGAAGCCGGTGCAAGACTTTCGGACAGCCACTCCCTCAACGTTGGTGCCAGCGGCTGTGCCCGCGGGATCGGATCGGCCCCCGCCGGTCGGGTGAGCTATCCGATCGTCAACCAGAGCTCGACGCCACAGGAGATCACGATCTACGACCAGCAGCATCGCTACGCCTACGGAGCGATCGAGATGCTGGCCCCGGGAGCCTCACGCACCCTGGTCACCGTGCTCCCGGCCGGCAGCTACAGCCTGGCGTGTGAGGGCGATGACGGCATCGTCGGTTACTCCGATCCGTTCACCGTCCGCGGAGGCCCGGTCGAGGGCGTACACCGCTGGATCCCGGCCGACTACGGCGACCTGGCCAATGCCGTGTCCCGCTATCGTCGATCGGTCTCACACGGCCTGCGGACGCTGGCAGCAGATACCGATCGGCTGCTGAGGGCGGTCCAGGACCATGATCGACAACTGGCCCGGACACGGTGGCTGGTTGCCCACCTGGACTACCAGCGATTGGGTGCGGCCTACGACACGTTCGGCGACGACGCCGACAAGATCGACGGGCGGCCCGACGGTCTACCGGACGGCGTCGACGATGCGGGCTTCAGCGGCTTCCATCGGGTGGAGTATCTGCTCTGGCACGGCGGATCGGCCGCCGAGGTGCTGACCGCCACCCGACGACTCGATGATGACGTGCACGGGCTGGTCGTTGACTTCCCGCACCAGATCACCCAGCCCAACGACGTCGCGTTGCGCACCCACGAGGTCCTGGAGAACACGATGCAGTTCGTGTTGACCGGCGCCGATGATCAGGGCAGCAACAGCGGCCTGGCGACATTGGCTGCCGACATCGACGGCACCCGGATGACGCTGTCGGCATTGAGACCCGTGCTGCGACGCAATGATCCGACGCTGCTGGCCGCGGTGACCAGATCGCTGGACGAGCTGGACGCACTGGTGACCAGGGCCCGGTCGGCGGCACACACCGACGCCGTCGGCGCGCTCAGCGGCACCGCCCGGGAACGTCTCAATGGTGCCGTCGGCGACACCCTCGAGACGCTGGCGCCGATCCCCACCGAGCTGGAGATCCTGACCACTCAGGACAACGGATGA
- a CDS encoding sulfotransferase family protein produces MLPFRAMTQGTPDFIIIGAMKSGTTSLFRHLGRHPGVFMSSLKEPCFFIKKRNWSKGHDWYRSLFDGAPEGALLGEGSTSYSKSAAFPGVPELLRSEVPDVKLIYLLRDPLQRMRSHHAHAVFKGREKRPIERAITARSGYLRTSLYGAELQRYRSYFPADQIHVILTEDLAQAPAEVLSGVVEFLGLPDYEFPGVERRYHVSSNRKVNTRLGEAVQRHRPLDTWSRRYVPEQVRDRLLTRGADTEPAPLPENVVDRVRKPLLADRALLQSQVDLDLSSWADLRTTSR; encoded by the coding sequence ATGCTACCGTTCCGCGCCATGACGCAGGGGACTCCCGATTTCATCATCATCGGAGCGATGAAGTCGGGCACGACGAGCTTGTTCCGGCACCTTGGCAGACACCCCGGTGTCTTCATGTCTTCGCTGAAGGAGCCGTGCTTCTTCATCAAGAAACGGAACTGGTCGAAGGGCCACGACTGGTATCGCTCACTGTTCGACGGCGCACCGGAGGGTGCGTTGCTCGGCGAGGGTTCGACCAGCTACTCCAAGAGCGCGGCGTTCCCCGGCGTACCGGAGCTGCTGCGGTCCGAGGTGCCGGACGTGAAGTTGATCTACCTGCTGCGCGATCCACTGCAGCGGATGCGCAGCCACCACGCCCACGCGGTCTTCAAGGGTCGGGAGAAGCGGCCCATCGAGCGGGCGATCACGGCCCGATCCGGCTACCTGCGGACCAGCCTGTACGGCGCGGAGCTGCAGCGCTACCGGAGCTATTTCCCGGCCGACCAGATCCACGTCATCCTCACCGAGGATCTTGCGCAGGCGCCGGCCGAGGTGCTGTCCGGTGTGGTCGAGTTCCTCGGCCTGCCCGACTACGAGTTCCCGGGTGTCGAACGGCGCTACCACGTCAGTAGCAACCGGAAGGTGAACACCCGCCTCGGAGAGGCGGTGCAGCGACACCGACCGCTGGACACCTGGAGCCGTCGTTACGTCCCGGAGCAGGTCCGCGACCGGTTGCTGACCCGCGGGGCGGACACCGAACCGGCGCCGCTCCCGGAGAACGTGGTCGACCGCGTTCGCAAGCCGCTGCTGGCCGATCGCGCCCTGCTGCAGAGCCAGGTCGACCTCGATCTCAGCAGCTGGGCAGACCTCCGCACGACCTCTCGTTGA
- a CDS encoding glycosyltransferase produces MLHSQTESVADGRRVQVLDISDFRIPGGTSADIAEEITAQTSAGWTTGLIHLNSSLVARAAAFDPRIRQSVTDGSARLLLGRDPVHADVTVIRHPTVLQHAADQLPPISTEHVLLVADTTVIGTDGTVEYDPDQITRLVQEHLGRTPRWAALSAEIRSQLEQAAPGLELVGDDWVNASDGDVASAEVRPERLGHQVHRDRLRQLAGLQPLNPDPGQTTASPGSTASPGSTASSARRSAGAGQQDRPALLLISSNGTGMGHLMRLMAYGRRAIEFEPQVLSMSQGVGAVGAMGMTYEYLPSAGALGMDSRNWQQIFTERVGHALDRIRPSIVVFDGTWPYAGIEELRSSHPDPLWVWSRRGMWMPDRGGEQLSTSAWFDEVIEPGDFAGAADVGATTTASATRIPPVTLLDADDLLSRDAARRELGLPADGPLALVSFSGGTVQDVGSDTAAAIGACRKLGIEVCVTRSVVAPHVALPPDVHVVNPIPLATYQRAFDVAISAAGYNSFHELLRFGTPTLFIPKRNSSLDDQDRRARWAADQGWSHYATHVDTDGTAEVLADLLEHGEEMIARIARQDPGNGAVDAAKVLADLHARRDVRRGTW; encoded by the coding sequence GTGCTGCATTCACAAACGGAGTCGGTGGCGGATGGGCGTCGCGTCCAGGTGCTCGACATATCCGATTTCCGAATTCCCGGTGGCACCTCGGCCGACATCGCCGAGGAGATCACCGCGCAAACCTCGGCAGGATGGACGACCGGACTGATTCACCTGAACAGCTCTCTGGTGGCTCGGGCGGCGGCATTCGATCCCCGGATCCGGCAGAGCGTGACCGACGGCAGCGCACGACTTCTGCTCGGGCGTGATCCGGTCCACGCCGACGTCACGGTGATTCGGCATCCGACGGTTCTCCAGCACGCCGCCGACCAGCTCCCGCCGATCAGCACCGAGCACGTGCTGCTGGTGGCCGACACGACAGTCATCGGCACCGACGGCACGGTCGAGTACGACCCGGACCAGATCACCCGTCTGGTGCAGGAGCACCTCGGCCGGACGCCACGGTGGGCGGCCCTGTCGGCGGAGATCCGGAGCCAGCTGGAGCAGGCGGCACCCGGGCTGGAGCTGGTGGGCGACGACTGGGTGAACGCCAGCGACGGTGACGTCGCGTCGGCCGAGGTCCGCCCGGAACGGCTCGGTCATCAGGTCCATCGCGACCGGCTGCGGCAGCTGGCCGGGCTGCAGCCGCTCAACCCCGACCCCGGACAAACAACAGCCTCACCCGGCTCAACAGCCTCACCCGGCTCGACGGCGTCGTCGGCCCGACGCTCCGCCGGTGCGGGACAGCAGGATCGGCCGGCGTTGCTGCTGATCAGCAGCAACGGGACCGGGATGGGGCACCTGATGCGGCTGATGGCCTACGGCCGGCGGGCGATCGAGTTCGAACCCCAGGTGCTGTCGATGTCCCAGGGCGTCGGCGCGGTGGGTGCGATGGGGATGACGTACGAGTATCTGCCGTCCGCCGGTGCGCTGGGGATGGACTCCCGGAACTGGCAGCAGATCTTCACCGAGCGGGTCGGCCACGCGCTGGACCGGATCCGGCCCAGCATCGTCGTCTTCGACGGCACCTGGCCGTATGCGGGGATCGAGGAACTACGGTCCAGTCATCCCGACCCGCTCTGGGTCTGGTCCCGGCGCGGGATGTGGATGCCGGATCGCGGCGGGGAGCAGTTGTCGACGTCGGCCTGGTTCGACGAGGTGATCGAACCCGGCGACTTCGCCGGAGCGGCCGACGTGGGTGCCACGACGACAGCGTCGGCGACCAGGATCCCGCCGGTGACCCTGCTGGACGCCGACGACCTGTTGTCCCGCGACGCGGCGCGGCGTGAGCTCGGGCTGCCGGCCGACGGACCGTTGGCGCTGGTCAGTTTCAGTGGCGGCACGGTGCAGGATGTCGGCAGCGACACCGCTGCCGCTATCGGGGCGTGTCGCAAACTGGGCATCGAGGTCTGCGTGACCCGGTCGGTGGTGGCTCCGCATGTTGCGCTGCCGCCGGACGTGCACGTGGTCAACCCGATTCCGCTGGCGACCTACCAACGCGCCTTCGACGTGGCCATCTCGGCTGCCGGTTACAACTCCTTCCACGAGTTGCTCCGCTTCGGAACGCCGACGCTCTTCATTCCGAAACGGAACAGTTCGCTGGACGATCAGGACCGGCGGGCCCGGTGGGCGGCCGACCAGGGCTGGTCGCACTATGCGACCCATGTCGACACCGACGGCACCGCCGAGGTGCTGGCCGATCTGTTGGAGCACGGCGAGGAGATGATCGCCCGGATCGCGCGACAGGATCCGGGAAACGGCGCCGTCGATGCGGCGAAAGTGTTGGCCGATCTGCATGCCCGGCGGGATGTCAGGAGGGGGACATGGTGA
- a CDS encoding Dyp-type peroxidase: MAGTGLSARVGRRGLMLGGAGVGAALLAAGGHGDARADGQPSPRPRFGPYGEHQGALINEPTAATAVISCDVITDRRAELAELFMIISDRIGVLTGGAPTASDDPSRPPDDNGILGPSYPGGKLGVVVGVGASLFDDRFGLADRKPVGLTSMRTFPNDDLDERLTHGDLSIQLTSADDDVVTHAVRDLTKHTRGLMQPRWRINGTAAAPRPAGAPRNLLGFKDGTANPATDPATLDRLIWVGTGQPSWAAGGTFQVIRIIRNLVEFWDRVSLQEQELMFGRRRDSGAPLDGDRETEAPDFAADPRGQVIPLDAHIRLANPRTEHTDRSRILRRSWNYDLGLDSNGQLNQGTLFSCYQQDLQRQFEAVQTRLIDEPLTDYISPVGGGYFFVLPGMADKDDHLGRSLLAR, translated from the coding sequence TTGGCAGGCACGGGACTGTCGGCTCGTGTCGGGCGGCGCGGGCTGATGCTCGGCGGTGCGGGCGTCGGTGCCGCATTGCTGGCGGCCGGCGGGCACGGTGACGCCCGGGCGGACGGTCAACCGAGTCCGCGGCCGAGATTCGGACCGTACGGTGAGCATCAGGGTGCGCTGATCAATGAACCGACCGCTGCGACGGCAGTGATCAGCTGCGACGTGATCACCGACCGTCGAGCCGAGCTGGCCGAGCTGTTCATGATCATCAGCGACCGGATCGGCGTCCTGACCGGCGGCGCCCCGACGGCCTCGGACGACCCGTCCCGGCCGCCGGACGACAACGGCATCCTCGGACCGTCCTATCCGGGAGGCAAGCTCGGAGTCGTGGTCGGCGTCGGCGCCTCCCTGTTCGACGACCGGTTCGGTCTGGCCGATCGGAAGCCGGTCGGACTGACGTCGATGCGGACCTTCCCCAACGACGATCTGGACGAGCGGCTGACCCACGGCGACCTGAGTATCCAGCTCACCTCCGCCGACGACGACGTCGTCACCCACGCCGTACGGGACCTGACCAAGCACACCCGCGGATTGATGCAGCCTCGATGGCGGATCAATGGCACCGCCGCGGCACCGCGACCGGCCGGGGCACCGCGCAACCTGCTCGGCTTCAAGGACGGCACGGCGAACCCCGCGACCGACCCGGCAACCCTGGACCGGCTGATCTGGGTCGGCACCGGCCAGCCGTCCTGGGCAGCCGGTGGCACCTTCCAGGTGATCAGGATCATTCGCAATCTGGTCGAGTTCTGGGACCGGGTCTCGTTGCAGGAACAGGAGTTGATGTTCGGTCGACGCCGTGACAGCGGTGCACCGTTGGACGGCGATCGGGAGACCGAAGCCCCGGACTTCGCCGCCGATCCGCGAGGCCAGGTGATCCCCTTGGATGCCCACATCAGACTGGCCAACCCGCGGACCGAACACACCGACCGGAGCCGGATCCTGCGGCGGAGCTGGAACTACGATCTCGGCCTGGACAGCAACGGACAACTCAACCAGGGAACGCTTTTCAGCTGTTATCAGCAGGATCTGCAACGGCAGTTCGAGGCCGTCCAGACCCGGCTGATCGACGAGCCGCTGACCGACTACATCTCGCCGGTCGGCGGCGGCTACTTCTTCGTGCTGCCCGGGATGGCAGACAAAGATGATCATCTCGGCCGCTCGTTGCTCGCCCGTTGA
- a CDS encoding nucleotide sugar dehydrogenase: MSKVAIVGQGYVGLPLARTAINAGLEVVGVDADADIVAGLNNGHSHVDDLSAADLAAMVSNGYRATSDAAELRHAEYVIICVPTPLSEDGDPDLGPLRAAAADVARQLSAGTLVVVESTTYPGTTDEVVRPILEESGLIAGQDFNLAYSPERIDPGNPEFGLQNTPKIVGGHTQACGERAAIFYGKLVQDVVRVRGTREAEMAKLLENTYRHINIALVNDMVRLSRELGLDLWEAIGAAATKPFGYQPFWPGPGVGGHCIPIDPRYLSHEASVRLGHPLRFVELAREVNESMPGYVAERIEERLDADGIPLAGATVLLLGITYKPDIGDSRETPAAPLARILRDGGAIVQYHDPFIGEWELDADQLTSVADLASSVAGADLCVLLQQHRDYDLDDIATRAARVLDTRGVMTGESVERL, translated from the coding sequence ATGAGCAAGGTGGCCATCGTCGGGCAGGGCTACGTGGGACTTCCGCTGGCCCGGACGGCGATCAATGCAGGCCTGGAGGTGGTCGGCGTCGACGCCGACGCCGACATCGTCGCCGGCCTCAACAACGGGCACAGCCACGTCGACGATCTGAGTGCTGCCGACCTGGCAGCAATGGTGAGCAACGGCTACCGGGCCACGTCCGACGCCGCCGAACTGCGGCACGCCGAGTACGTGATCATCTGCGTGCCGACGCCGCTGTCGGAGGACGGCGATCCAGACCTCGGACCGCTGCGGGCCGCTGCCGCCGATGTCGCGCGCCAGTTGTCTGCGGGCACCCTGGTCGTGGTCGAGTCCACCACCTATCCAGGGACCACCGACGAGGTGGTCCGCCCGATCCTCGAAGAGAGCGGCCTGATCGCCGGGCAGGACTTCAACCTTGCCTACTCGCCGGAACGGATCGACCCCGGCAATCCGGAGTTCGGGCTGCAGAACACGCCGAAGATCGTCGGCGGCCACACCCAGGCCTGTGGGGAACGCGCAGCGATCTTCTACGGCAAGCTGGTGCAGGACGTCGTCCGCGTCCGCGGTACCCGCGAGGCCGAGATGGCCAAGCTGTTGGAGAACACCTACCGACACATCAACATCGCCCTGGTCAACGACATGGTGCGGTTGTCCCGCGAGCTCGGGCTGGACCTGTGGGAGGCGATCGGTGCCGCGGCGACCAAGCCGTTCGGCTATCAGCCGTTCTGGCCGGGGCCGGGTGTCGGCGGCCACTGCATCCCGATCGATCCGCGCTATCTCTCCCACGAGGCCAGCGTCCGTCTCGGGCACCCGCTCCGGTTCGTCGAACTGGCCCGTGAGGTCAACGAATCGATGCCCGGCTACGTGGCCGAGCGGATCGAGGAGCGGTTGGACGCCGACGGGATCCCGCTCGCCGGGGCAACGGTGTTGTTGCTCGGGATCACCTACAAACCCGACATCGGCGACTCCCGGGAGACCCCCGCCGCTCCGCTGGCCCGGATCCTCCGCGACGGCGGCGCCATCGTGCAGTATCACGACCCGTTCATCGGCGAATGGGAGCTGGACGCGGACCAGCTGACCAGCGTTGCCGACCTGGCGTCGAGCGTCGCCGGGGCCGATCTGTGCGTGCTGCTGCAGCAACATCGCGACTACGACCTGGATGACATCGCGACCAGAGCCGCCCGGGTGCTGGACACCCGGGGCGTGATGACGGGGGAGAGCGTTGAGCGACTGTGA
- a CDS encoding trypsin-like serine peptidase, with translation MKRMPPIAAAIATVIAAAGLAAAPTAQAEPQHPSPTVHPAATTTAEQRKVDDYWTADRMKSAEQRTVRPAADWKPSKVETGAPTVQHGQPSTAGNGSTKGKGKKPKDGDAYLGGPWTGGGAVVKTTGKVFFTLGGTDYVCSGSAIESDNKNTVSTAGHCVNEGPGEYATNFVFVPAYDDGAAPYGKWKATGLSTSEQWRTEGDFNYDIGFAVVDQVDGKNLTDVVGSQSVGFNLPRGEFLYSFGYPQARPYDGTTLDYCSATAGADALGGSEDQRLDCNMTGGSSGGPWFDDFDESAGTGVQVSVNSFGYTSDHNAMYGPYFGSVIEDVYSSAQTVA, from the coding sequence ATGAAGCGCATGCCCCCCATCGCCGCTGCGATCGCCACAGTGATCGCAGCCGCGGGCCTCGCTGCTGCGCCGACAGCACAGGCCGAACCTCAGCATCCGAGCCCCACGGTCCATCCGGCCGCCACCACCACGGCAGAGCAGCGGAAGGTCGACGACTACTGGACGGCGGATCGGATGAAGTCCGCCGAGCAACGCACGGTCCGCCCTGCGGCCGACTGGAAGCCGAGCAAGGTCGAGACCGGTGCGCCGACGGTCCAGCACGGCCAGCCGAGCACTGCGGGCAACGGCAGCACCAAGGGCAAGGGCAAGAAGCCGAAGGACGGCGACGCCTACCTCGGCGGCCCGTGGACCGGCGGCGGTGCGGTGGTCAAGACCACCGGCAAGGTGTTCTTCACCCTCGGCGGGACCGACTACGTCTGCTCCGGCAGCGCGATCGAGTCCGACAACAAGAACACCGTCAGCACCGCAGGGCACTGCGTCAACGAAGGGCCGGGTGAGTACGCCACCAACTTCGTCTTCGTTCCGGCCTACGACGACGGCGCCGCGCCGTACGGGAAGTGGAAGGCCACCGGGCTGAGCACCAGTGAGCAATGGCGGACCGAGGGCGACTTCAACTACGACATCGGCTTCGCCGTGGTCGACCAGGTCGACGGCAAGAACCTGACCGACGTCGTCGGCAGCCAGTCGGTCGGCTTCAACCTGCCGCGCGGAGAGTTCCTGTACTCCTTCGGCTACCCGCAGGCCCGTCCGTATGACGGCACCACGCTGGACTACTGCTCGGCGACGGCAGGAGCCGACGCCCTCGGTGGCAGTGAGGACCAGCGGCTGGACTGCAACATGACCGGCGGATCGTCCGGTGGCCCGTGGTTCGACGACTTCGACGAGTCCGCCGGCACCGGCGTCCAGGTGTCGGTGAACTCGTTCGGCTACACCTCCGACCACAATGCGATGTACGGACCGTACTTCGGCTCGGTCATCGAGGATGTGTATTCCTCGGCGCAGACGGTCGCCTGA
- a CDS encoding phospholipase C — protein sequence MTDQHPRPGGSSSDPSTAAASTTHHRRNRRSKIITAAAVGLVASASLALQACGTDAVPAQQPAQQAAARTTTPIKHLVVIFGENISYDHYFGTYPRAANTDGSRFVAKRNTPKVNNLTTKVKGGGTLLTRNPNGVNPTRLSPSDPQQVLTCDQNHDYLPEQLAYDRGRMDAFPNNVGTAKGTSASGGTCKASDNLAYYDGNTVTALWNYAQQYAMSDNSYSDVFGPSTPGALSLVSGSTGGVDKTAGSVRYATSRDNAAAGQLVADGNGSSSVIADPDPYYDDCASGAQVGLAGRNIGDQLNAKGLSWGWFEGGFTPTTKYSGPVRKGAGYDPTTVTGRAACGASSPIGEAIGGTGQYGTEGDYIPHHQPFQYYASTANPHHIAPASLDVVGTDTQHYTAGKPDYDTANHQYDISTFDDLITAIDRGQLGTDHLPAVSYLKAPGNQDGHAGYSDPLDEQAFIAQQVNAIENSPAWKDTAIVLAYDDSDGWYDHQSATINNPSSTVADAISGDGRCQVDAKNKGRQQKAEKAEPLGGQQGRCGPGPRQPLLVISPYAKSDFVDHHQTQQGSIVRFVEDNWRLNRIPGSTDSIAGSLESMFDFRSHRPNKKLIIDPKTGLARN from the coding sequence GTGACCGATCAGCATCCACGTCCCGGGGGATCCAGCTCCGATCCCAGCACCGCAGCCGCGTCAACGACGCACCATCGGCGGAACCGCCGATCCAAGATCATCACCGCAGCCGCCGTCGGCCTGGTCGCTTCGGCGAGCCTTGCGCTGCAGGCCTGCGGCACCGACGCCGTTCCGGCCCAGCAGCCTGCGCAGCAGGCCGCGGCGCGGACCACGACGCCGATCAAGCACCTGGTGGTGATCTTCGGCGAGAACATCTCCTACGACCACTACTTCGGCACCTACCCGCGGGCCGCCAACACCGACGGCAGCCGGTTCGTCGCCAAGCGCAACACGCCGAAGGTCAACAACCTGACCACCAAGGTGAAGGGTGGCGGCACGCTGCTGACCCGGAATCCGAACGGCGTCAATCCCACTCGGCTCTCCCCCAGCGATCCGCAACAGGTGCTGACCTGCGATCAGAACCACGACTACCTGCCGGAACAACTCGCCTACGACCGCGGCAGGATGGACGCGTTCCCCAACAACGTCGGGACAGCCAAGGGCACCAGCGCATCGGGCGGCACCTGCAAGGCGTCGGACAATCTGGCCTACTACGACGGCAACACCGTCACCGCACTGTGGAACTACGCCCAGCAGTACGCGATGAGCGACAACTCCTACAGCGACGTCTTCGGCCCTTCCACCCCTGGTGCCCTGAGCCTGGTGTCGGGCAGCACCGGCGGCGTCGACAAGACCGCCGGCAGCGTCCGATACGCGACCAGCCGGGACAATGCCGCCGCCGGACAATTGGTCGCCGACGGCAACGGTTCTTCCTCGGTGATCGCCGATCCCGATCCGTACTACGACGACTGCGCCTCGGGCGCCCAGGTCGGCCTGGCGGGCCGGAACATCGGTGACCAACTGAACGCCAAGGGTCTGAGCTGGGGCTGGTTCGAGGGTGGTTTCACCCCGACCACGAAGTATTCCGGCCCGGTCCGGAAGGGCGCCGGCTACGACCCGACGACGGTCACCGGCCGCGCCGCTTGCGGGGCTTCGAGCCCGATCGGCGAGGCCATCGGCGGCACCGGACAATACGGCACCGAGGGCGACTACATCCCACACCACCAACCGTTCCAGTACTACGCGTCCACCGCCAACCCGCACCACATCGCTCCGGCCTCGCTGGACGTGGTGGGCACCGACACCCAGCACTACACGGCCGGCAAGCCGGACTACGACACGGCCAACCACCAGTACGACATCAGCACCTTCGACGACCTGATCACTGCCATCGACCGGGGCCAACTCGGGACCGATCACCTGCCGGCGGTCAGCTACCTGAAGGCGCCGGGCAATCAGGACGGGCACGCCGGCTACTCCGACCCACTGGACGAGCAGGCGTTCATCGCCCAACAGGTCAATGCGATCGAGAATTCCCCGGCCTGGAAGGACACCGCGATCGTGTTGGCCTACGACGACTCCGACGGCTGGTACGACCATCAGTCGGCCACGATCAACAATCCGTCGTCGACGGTCGCCGACGCGATCAGCGGCGACGGCCGCTGCCAGGTGGACGCCAAGAACAAGGGTCGGCAGCAGAAAGCGGAGAAGGCCGAGCCGTTGGGCGGTCAGCAGGGGCGCTGCGGGCCGGGTCCGCGGCAGCCGCTGTTGGTGATCTCACCGTATGCGAAGTCCGATTTCGTTGATCATCACCAGACCCAGCAGGGCTCGATCGTGCGGTTCGTCGAGGACAACTGGAGGCTGAACCGGATCCCCGGCTCGACCGACAGCATCGCCGGCTCGCTCGAGTCGATGTTCGACTTCCGCAGCCACCGTCCGAACAAGAAGTTGATCATCGACCCGAAGACGGGCTTGGCACGGAACTGA
- a CDS encoding glycosyltransferase, with protein MNIPGLEATGLMEAIDDRPRRILVITVVHDPRDSRIWFRQIDALLRRGWQVSYAAPLSDERPLTTDHLGPEERQRLRLIRLPRARGRNRLRAALSARSLVRREQGRHDVVLIHDPELLAATWGLQIPHLVWDVHEDTAGALAQKSWLPNVLREPVARAVRQAERWAEERFTLLLAETDYQQRFRKAHTVVPNAVVVPGDVLAPASEDRVVYLGSISEARGSHQLPQIGRMLRERTGGSVKLEVIGPTYDEQSTELMRSAHADNDLIWRGFLPADQALARLHGALAGLSLLQDTPNFRSSMPTKVVEYCAYGVPVITTPLPRAAQLVERGRAGLVVGWDSPHEVAAAVLELAAAKREAAEMGRRGHRLATAEYDWSRLSQRFLSELESVVGRSTARVERAQPSHA; from the coding sequence ATGAACATTCCCGGATTGGAAGCGACCGGACTGATGGAAGCGATCGACGACCGGCCGCGGCGGATCCTGGTCATCACCGTGGTGCACGATCCACGTGACTCGCGGATCTGGTTCCGACAGATCGACGCACTGCTGCGTCGTGGCTGGCAGGTCAGCTATGCCGCGCCGCTCTCCGATGAGCGACCGCTGACCACCGACCACCTCGGACCCGAGGAACGGCAACGACTCCGGCTGATCCGGCTTCCCCGCGCCCGCGGGCGGAACCGGCTCCGCGCGGCCTTGTCCGCTCGGTCGCTGGTGCGTCGCGAGCAGGGACGACACGACGTGGTTCTGATCCACGACCCCGAGTTGCTCGCCGCGACCTGGGGGCTGCAGATCCCGCATCTGGTCTGGGATGTGCACGAGGACACGGCCGGAGCACTGGCCCAGAAGTCGTGGCTGCCGAATGTCCTCCGGGAGCCGGTCGCCCGCGCGGTCCGGCAGGCGGAGCGGTGGGCCGAGGAGCGGTTCACCCTGCTGCTGGCCGAAACCGACTACCAGCAACGATTCCGCAAGGCCCACACGGTGGTGCCCAACGCCGTCGTGGTGCCCGGCGACGTGCTCGCACCGGCCAGCGAGGACCGGGTGGTGTATCTGGGCTCGATCAGCGAGGCGCGGGGCAGTCACCAGCTGCCGCAGATCGGCCGGATGCTGCGGGAACGCACCGGCGGGTCGGTGAAGCTGGAGGTGATCGGCCCGACCTACGACGAGCAGAGCACCGAGCTGATGCGGTCCGCGCACGCCGACAACGATCTGATCTGGCGCGGATTCCTGCCGGCCGACCAGGCGTTGGCGCGGTTGCACGGAGCGCTGGCCGGCCTGTCGCTGTTGCAGGACACACCGAACTTCCGGTCCAGCATGCCGACGAAGGTCGTCGAATACTGCGCCTACGGCGTACCGGTGATCACCACACCGCTACCGCGGGCCGCGCAGTTGGTGGAGCGCGGCCGGGCCGGTCTGGTCGTCGGATGGGACAGTCCGCACGAGGTCGCTGCCGCCGTCCTCGAGCTGGCCGCAGCCAAACGCGAGGCTGCGGAGATGGGACGCCGCGGGCACCGGCTCGCCACTGCCGAGTACGACTGGTCCCGGCTGTCGCAACGCTTCCTCTCCGAGTTGGAATCCGTGGTCGGACGATCGACCGCACGAGTCGAAAGGGCACAACCATCGCACGCCTGA